In Toxoplasma gondii ME49 chromosome VIII, whole genome shotgun sequence, a single genomic region encodes these proteins:
- a CDS encoding glutamine-dependent NAD(+) synthetase protein, putative (encoded by transcript TGME49_269800) translates to MAVVGSSGVGASHSSFPSANGWIGDEQDIQETLARVSVCNLNQWALDFEGNLKRVVKSIELAKAAGSKLRVGSELEVPGYGCEDHFLETDTITHSWECVAELLASDLTDGILCDIGVPAAHKSLTYNCRVWILNRRILLVRPKMVMADDLNYRESRYFARWDRPVGAPLEEFRVPLCVSKVTGQTTAPFGVAILECLNTSVASESCEELWSPIPPHISLYLDGGVEIICNGNGSHYEMQKLARRYQLLRQSTAHGGVYMYSNQIGCDGGRLYFDGSAMICVNGEFVGLGKQFSLDEVEVVTSTIDLSEVRSHRGASATRAQQQRAVPYPTVQVPLSLSPSPPPVVFSSLFLSGCVSCAPPSSFVGKREAQEGPDCRSTMDETGSAAAPLDIQFGWTTPSPVIVPKLLSREEEIAWGPACWLWDYLRRSGAGGFFLPLSGGADSSAVATLVAFMCRLVMTSIEQGNAAVLAELERILGKRRDRDSDFPADANELCHQILHTCYMATTHSSEQTRQLAGQLASQIGSYHLALTIDTITAAFTSVLSSETGLVPRFASQGGSMTEDLALQNIQARSRMVLAYFMAQLLPLVRGEGPGTEAERRQGSLFPFGKPGGPDNGGTTSRRGRGYLLVLGTANVDEGLRGYFTKYDASSADLNPIGSISKIDLKSFLRWAAQPENLGLPALRAVVDMPPTAELRPVDEGKQQTDEEEMGMTYEELGWFGRLRKASRCGPFSMLKRLLDAWRDRYSPSVINQKVQYFFRQYARNRHKMCTITPALHMESYNPDDNRFDLRPFLYPNFSRQFLSMDRLVLSIEHTAQDQAFTTSATRASFSSSCFPSPMASERGVPLACSSSSDGPFSSDTGK, encoded by the exons ATGGCGGTCGTAGGTTCATCCGGCGTAGGGGCCTCGcattcttctttcccctctgcAAATGGATGGATAGGGGACGAGCAAGACATCCAAGAAACGCTTGCTCGGGTTTCCGTGTGCAACTTAAATCAGTGGGCGCTCGACTTCGAAGGGAATCTCAAACGCGTTGTCAAAAGCATCGAACTGGCAAAGGCTGCTGGATCCAAGCTCCGAGTCG GTTCCGAGTTGGAGGTGCCGGGCTACGGCTGCGAGGATCACTTTCTAGAAACCGATACTATCACGCACTCATGGGAGTGTGTCGCCGAACTTCTGGCGTCGGACCTAACAGACGGCATCTTGTGCGACATCGGTGTCCCTGCTGCCCACAAATCT CTAACCTACAATTGTCGTGTGTGGATCCTCAACCGGCGTATTCTGCTCGTGCGTCCGAAGATGGTGATGGCCGATGACTTGAACTACCGCGAGTCTCGCTACTTTGCAAGATGGGACAGACCCGTCGGGGCACCTCTGGAGGAATTCAGAGTCCCACTGTGTGTTTCCAAGGTGACAGGACAAACCACAGCGCCCTTTG GAGTGGCAATTCTGGAGTGCCTGAACACATCTGTGGCGAGCGAGAGCTGCGAAGAGTTGTGGTCGCCGATTCCACCGCATATCTCGCTGTATCTGGACGGCGGCGTTGAAATTATTTGCAACGGAAATGGCTCGCACTACGAAATGCAGAAGCTCGCCCGCCGCTACCAGCTGCTGCGTCAGAGCACCGCGCACGGAGGCGTTTACATGTACAGCAACCAGATAGGGTGCGACGGCGGCCGTCTGTACTTTGACGGCTCCGCAATGATTTGCGTGAACGGCGAGTTCGTGGGTTTGGGGAAGCAGTTCAGTTTGGACGAAGTCGAGGTCGTGACGTCGACAATCGATCTGTCTGAGGTCCGTTCTCAtcgcggcgcctctgccacacgcgcgcagcagcagcgcgcTGTCCCGTACCCGACCGTGCAGGTCCCcttgtcgctgtctccgtctccgccaCCTGTTGTGttctcttcgctgtttctctctggctgcgtctcctgcgccCCGCCCTCTTCGTTTGTAGGGAAACGCGAAGCCCAAGAGGGGCCAGATTGTCGGAGCACGATGGACGAGACCGGCTCCGCCGCAGCGCCTCTGGACATCCAGTTCGGGTGGACAACACCGTCGCCTGTCATTGTGCCGAAGCTGCTTTCGAGGGAGGAGGAAATAGCTTGGGGGCCCGCGTGCTGGCTGTGGGACTACCTGCGTCGTTCGGGGGCGGGGGGCTTCTTCTTGCCACTCTCCGGCGGCGCGGACTCCTCGGCCGTGGCGAccctcgtcgccttcatGTGCCGGCTGGTGATGACCAGCATCGAGCAAGGAAACGCCGCCGTGCTCGCAGAGCTCGAGCGGATCCTAGGCAAACGTCGAGACCGAGACTCGGACTTCCCGGCAGACGCCAACGAGCTCTGCCACCAGATCCTCCACACGTGCTACATGGCGACGACGCACTCGAGCGAGCAGACGCGGCAGCTCGCGGGACAGCTCGCCAGCCAGATCGGGTCTTATCACCTCGCCCTGACCATCGACACCATCACAGCGGCGTTCACCTCGGTGTTGTCCTCCGAGACTGGCCTCGTGCCGCGTTTCGCCTCCCAAGGTGGGTCCATGACGGAGGACCTGGCCCTGCAAAACATCCAGGCGCGCAGCCGCATGGTCCTTGCCTACTTCATGGCGCAGCTCCTGCCGCTCGTCCGCGGCGAGGGCCCCGGGACTGAGGCGGAACGGAGACAAGGGAGCCTTTTCCCGTTTGGCAAGCCAGGCGGGCCAGACAACGGAGGAACGACGTCTCGGAGAGGCAGGGGCTACCTGCTGGTTCTGGGAACTGCGAATGTCGACGAAGGCTTGAGAGGATACTTCACCAAATACGACGCCAGTAGCGCTGACTTGAACCCCATTGGCTCAATCAGCAAAATCGACCTGAAAAGCTTTCTGCGGTGGGCCGCGCAACCGGAGAACCTGGGACTTCCTGCGCTGCGG GCAGTGGTGGATATGCCACCAACAGCAGAGCTCCGGCCTGTAGATGAAGGCAAGCAACAgacagatgaagaggaaatgGGAATGACCTACGAGGAACTCGGCTGGTTTGGCCGGCTCCGAAAGGCCTCGCGATGCGGTCCCTTCTCGATGCTGAAGCGTCTGCTAGATGCATGGCGGGACCGCTACAGTCCCTCTGTTATCAATCA GAAGGTGCAGTACTTCTTCCGGCAGTATGCTCGGAACCGCCACAAAATGTGCACGATCACTCCCGCGTTGCACATGGAGAGCTACAACCCTGACGACAACCGTTTCGATCTCCGGCCGTTTTTGTATCCGAATTTCTCACGGCAGTTTTTGTCGATGGACCGACTCGTGCTTAGTATCGAGCACACTGCGCAAGACCAAGCCTTCACAACGAGTGCCACGAGGGCCTCCTTTTCGTCGTCTTGTTTCCCTTCTCCTATGGCATCAGAGCGGGGAGTTCCGCTCGCCTGCTCATCCTCGTCAGACGGCCCGTTCAGCAGCGATACAGGAAAATAA
- a CDS encoding ADP-ribosylation factor, putative (encoded by transcript TGME49_269780): MGCCKSKASGFDSGASLYKCAPHIMFVGPPGVGKTTLVFRIVMPGWSDITQGMEPTKAFFHEIVVRSGRTLHLWDLSGNPALQRSWNGLYRYVKMWAAVYVVSLTDTNPERIARNRAELRALLSDDCLCDSAVVVVMNTFGMTVDSVPIPPPEMASRLGLLEAEDTTAASRLAWFVVDAKEGDRDPQWGEALNFLFQHFAKMAADRENGGPPRQKKKQKGKP, from the exons ATGGGGTGCTGCAAGTCAAAAGCAAGCGGCTTCGATTCAGGCGCTTCCTTGTATAAATGTGCGCCTCATATCATGTTTGTGGGTCCTCCTGGAGTGGGAAAGACGACACTTGTTTTTCGCATTGTTATGCCAG GATGGTCAGATATAACTCAAGGCATGGAGCCGACGAAGGCCTTCTTCCACGAAATCGTCGTCCGAAGTGGCCGCACTCTGCATCTTTGGGATTTGTCGGGCAACCCCGCG CTCCAGCGATCGTGGAACGGGCTGTACAGGTACGTGAAGATGTGGGCGGCAGTGTACGTGGTGAGTCTGACAGACACGAATCCAGAGCGGATTGCGAGGAACCGCGCGGAACTTCgtgcgcttctctcggacGATTGTCTTTGCGATTCCGCAGTAGTCGTGGTCATGAACACTTTCGGCATGACAGTAGATTCGGTGCCAATTCCCCCGCCGGAAATGGCCTCGCGACTCGGGCTCTTAGAGGCGGAGGACACAACGGCGGCCTCGCGGCTTGCGTGGTTCGTTGTGGACGCCAAGGAAGGGGATAGAGACCCTCAGTGGGGTGAAGCCTTGAACTTTTTGTTTCAACACTTTGCAAAAATGgcggcagacagagagaacggcggCCCCcctcgacagaaaaaaaagcaaaaagGGAAACCTTAA
- a CDS encoding hypothetical protein (encoded by transcript TGME49_269775) — MITRLLSANSSPKVTHFRGVLSANVLCRLSIKTVGRDNIMFSGCKSLFQSHFIHFRGVQPRCNEGTTATKSQLRASVLPQTRQTRFGPPLPNQTKRGNVPCRRKRQPYQLVFVRPQTTPCRTTGSCGVRTPRHTRAERDELDPLCCETLIHMDKTNRQVRRFCLQRK, encoded by the exons ATGATaactcgtcttctgtctgcgaATTCCTCTCCTAAAGTTACTCATTTCCGTGGCGTCCTGTCGGCAAATGTACTATGTCGGCTTAGCATCAAGACAGTCGGGCGCGACAATATCATGTTTTCTGGCTGTAAATCCCTCTTCCAAAGTCATTTCATTCATTTCCGCGGCGTCCAGCCAAGGTGTAACGAGGGCacgacggcgacgaagagccAACTCCGCGCATCTGTCCTTCCCCAGACCAGACAGACACGTTTTGGCCCTCCTCTTCCCAACCAAACAAAGCGCGGAAATGTTCCATGTCGCAGAAAACGGCAGCCGTACCAACTCGTCTTCGTTCGTCCACAG ACCACGCCTTGTCGGACGACTGGCTcctgcggtgtacgtacaccccggCATACTCGAGCGGAACGCGACGAACTCGACCCGCTTTGCTGTGAAACTCTAATCCACATGGACAAAACGAACCGCCAGGTTCGCCGTTTTTGTCTCCAGCGAAAATGA